Proteins encoded together in one Osmia lignaria lignaria isolate PbOS001 chromosome 4, iyOsmLign1, whole genome shotgun sequence window:
- the Naxd gene encoding NAD(P)HX dehydratase yields the protein MTTSVSVDERMLKGIRRIIPNLNNTKYKGQDGRIGIFGGSNEYTGAPYFASMSALRTGCDLVHIFCTKEASTPLKSFSPEPIVHPVLDQYDAIKHIRPWLDRLHVIIIGPGLGREDKIFKTIVELISVCREMKKPLVIDADGLFLISQKPDIIKEYPGAILTPNAMEFSRLVKGVLDKSIQPTPMPKVNDVKHLADALGKNVVILHKGAKDVIADGHKGTEAVSCGLAGSGRRCGGQGDLLVGALAVFWWWAICAGNTESALSAPIAACYAASRLVRECNISTYKLKQRGMLTSDILEQIQPVFARIFETHCNKTSSFNGRNRTRSTD from the exons ATGACTACATCGGTATCAGTTGATGAGCGTATGTTAAAGGGAATACGAAGAATAATTCCAAATCTCAATAATACCAAGTACAAAGGTCAGGATGGCAGAATTGGAATATTTGGTGGCAGTAATGAATATACAGGGGCACCGTACTTTGCTTCTATGAGTGCATTGCGCACTGGATGCGATTTAGTACACATATTTTGTACCAAGGAAGCAAGTACTCCTTTAAAATCATTTAGTCCAGAGCCTATTGTTCATCCTGTCTTAGATCAATATGATGCAATTAAACACATAAGACCTTGGTTGGATCGTTTACATGTGATTATTATTGGACCTGGTCTTGGTAGAGAagacaagatatttaaaacaattGTGGAACTTATTTCAGTTTGCCGTGAAATGAAAAAACCATTGGTAATAGATGCTGatggattatttttaattagtcaGAAACCTGATATTATAAAAGAATATCCAGGTGCTATTCTTACTCCAAATGCAATGGAATTTAGTCGCTTAGTGAAAGGAGTGCTCGATAAAAGTATTCAACCTACACCAATGCCCAAAGTTAATGATGTTAAACATTTGGCAGATGCGCTTGGAAAAAATGTAGTAATTTTACATAAAGGAGCAAAGGATGTAATTGCAGATGGTCATAAAGGTACTGAAGCAGTGTCATGTGGATTGGCAGGCTCTGGAAGAAGGTGTGGAGGGCAAGGAGATTTATTAGTTGGTGCATTAGCTGTATTTTGGTGGTGGGCTATTTGTGCAGGAAATACTGAAAGTGCTTTATCAGCTCCAATAGCTGCCTGTTATGCTGCGTCTAGATTAGTCAgagaatgtaatatatctacatataAGTTAAAACAGAGAGGAATGTTAACATCTGATATATTAGAACAAATACAACCTGTGTTTGCCAGAATCTTTGAGACTCATTGTAACAA AACATCCTCGTTCAATGGGAGAAATCGAACACGAAGCACTGATTGA